Within Candidatus Nanopelagicales bacterium, the genomic segment ACCTACGATCCGCAGTTCCTCGACGAGGCGAGCCGCACGCAGTTGCTGGCGCTGATCGAGTTCTTCGAATCGAAGGGAAAGTCAGGTCTGAAGGACGAGTACCACGCCGCGCAGTGGTACCAGGATTTCCAGGACTTCAACGCCGAGCAGGGGATCTTCGCCAAGTTCGCGACCCCGGCCGCAGTGGCGGACCTGCTGGCCGAGCCGCAGGATGATGCTCGCTGGGACACGACTCGGATCAATGAACTCAATGAGGTCTTGGGCTTCTACTCCCTCGATCACTGGTACGCCTGGCAGGTCAGCGTGCTCGGACTCGGACCGGTCTGGACCAGCGACAACGAGGACGCCAAGGCACTGGTTGGCCAGTTGCTAGCGGATGGATCGCTGTTCGGCTTCGGGCTGTCTGAGCAGACCCACGGTGCGGATATCTACTCCACGGACATGATCGTGACGTCGGACGGGGAGGGTGGCTGGACCGCCACCGGGCCCAAGTACTACATCGGCAATGGCAACGTGGCCGGACGCCTCAGCGTGTTTGGCAAGTTCGCCGATGACGATCCGGACCGCCCCGGCGAGTACGTCTTCTTCTTGGCCGACACGGCCCACCCGGCGTACAAGTTGGAACAGAACGTCGTCCACGGCTCCATGTACGTCTCGGCATTCCATCTCGACGGATACCCAGTCGTCCAAGCCGACATTCTGCACACGGGCAAGGCAGCCTGGGACGCGGCGCTGGCAACGATCAACGTCGGAAAGGTGAACCTCGGCTGGGCCAGCATCGGCATCGCCGAACATGCATTCTTCGAGTCGGTAACCCACGCGAACAATCGGGTGCTCTACGGCAAGAGCGTCACGGAGTTTCCGCATGTTCGCCGAATCCTGTCCGACGCCTACGCGCGGCTGCTGGCGATGAAGCTCTATGCGGTGCGGTCAGCGGACTATTTCCGCAGTGCCTCCCCTGACGATCGCCGCTACCTGTTGTTCAACCCCATCACCAAGATGAAGGTCACGATGGAGGGTGAGCGCGTCATCGACCTGCTCTGGGATGTCATCGCGGCGCGCGGCTTCGAAAAGGACACGTACTTCGAGCAGGCAGTCAGCCATATTCGTGCACTGCCCAAGCTGGAAGGAACAGTCCACGTCAATTTGGCCTTGGTGCTCAAGTTCTTCCCCCAGTACCTCGCGGCTGCCATCGGCCATGGTGAGCTTTATGCGCCGATTCCCGTGCGCAACGATGCGACAGATGACGATTACCTGTTCGCTCAAGGTTCGGCGTCAGGACTGTCGAAGATTCCGTTCCACGATCCACGACCGGCGTTCGCACGGTTCGCGCATCTGCCCAACGTCGGGCAGTTCATCGACCAGTTCACCGCGTTTGGGGCACTGGTCGCGGCGGCGCCTCCGACGGCGGAGCAGACCGAGGACCTGGACTTCCTGCTTACTCTCGGACAGTTGTTCACGCAGGTCGTCTACGGCCAGCTCGTCTGTGAGTCGGCCGCACTAGCCATCGATGGGGTCGACGGCGGTGCGCGTGAAGGCAGTGTCAGCGACCTATCGGGCCTGACCGAAGCGCACGTCGATCGGATCTTCTCGGTGTTCGTGCGGGACTTCAGCGAATATGCGTTGTCGCTCTACGGGCAACCGGCCGCCAACGACGAGCAGCGCGACGCGGCGCTCGGCCTTGTCCGACGCCCGATCGTTGATCCGGCTGCGGAGAAGGCGTTTGTCGACGAGGTGCTGTCGTACGACGGTGCTTACGCGATGCGGCCATAGCTTCGCTGCTCCGAACCGGGTCTTTCCAAGGCGGTGCGCCTAGTCCGAAACCGACCTGAACTCGGTCTGTTCGGTGTCGCGTTGGGCGAACGACGCTGATCGGTTCCCGACGATGACCATGGCGATGCCTATGGACAGCACACCGAGAGCGCACGGCAGCGCGCCTCCGCTGGATTCGGCCAGCAGCCCGGCGCCGGCTAGCGGGAGTCGGTATCCAGCTGCCAGAAACGTCGTGGCGCCGCACATGGCCAGCAGGGTCAGGTTGTCCAGGCCAAGCACCATGCCCACGCCAACCCCGATGAGCAGCCCGTTGGTCGCCATCGACGTGAAAACCCCACCGCCACCGCCACCGGCGACAGTGAGCAGGACGGTGAAGACCCTGAATCCGAGCGCAGCCACGATCAGCATCAACGCTGGCGATGGTCCGTTGGCGGGCAACGCCCAATCAGAGGCGACATAGCCTGGACCCGCCGTTATTGGCGCACCGGTGACCGCGAAAGCCGCAGCTGCCGCCCCGGCTAGTACGAGGCCCGCCAACACCGCACGCAACCACGGTCGGGAACCGTTCTTGAAGCCTTTGGTGCGTTTCAGTCCGTAGATGAATGCGCGGGCGCCAAACCCGCAGAGCAGTGCGACGAGCAGAACCCCCAGCATTTCCTTGATCTTGATCTCGTGAGGTTGGTAGCTGAAGAGCCCGCGGGATGCGTGAATCAGGTGGGCTGTCATCCAGGAGCTCGCCGCCGCCAACATCGACGGGACCAAGCGTCGCCCATCGAGGCGGTTGCGGAAGGGCATTTCGATTCCGTACGCGGCACCCAGTGTGGGCGAGGAGAAGACGGTGGCGATACCCGCTGCAGCGCCACACACCAGCACCAGGCGACGGCCTTCTGGGGTGGCAAGGAACGGCACGCGGCGCCCGAAGAGTCGCCGGATGCCCATACCGATCGAGTCGCCAATCAGCACGGATTGGGACTCAAGGCCTTGCGAACCACCGAGGCCGACTGTGGTCGCACCGGATAGCAGTCGACCAGGCGCCTGCCGGATTGGATAGCGTCGGTCAGCCTCGTGGTAGTACGTCGGGTAGAGCTCAGCCGTGCCGGGCGTTGTCGCCTTGGCGACTTTGACCAGGGCAAGGCGCGTCAGGACGAAGACCCCAACTGCGGGCAGTGCGAACCAAAGTCCGGGCAGACCCAGCACGAGGTCGCCGAGCAGCCAGTCCTCGATGACCATGACGACCACGCCGACCAGTGCGCCGCCGATTGCACCGATCACGATGGGAACGATCAGCAACACCGCCCAACTCGGTCGGGTCTCGGGGTCGTCTTCGATTCGCATCAGGAAGCAGCGTGGCAGATGTTGCCAGGTTCAAGCAGCGTCAAAGACCGCTTAGATGTGGACCGCGTCACCGGCTCGGCTGGCAAACGCCTCCGGATTGCGTCAGTAGCACCCAGTGACCGTTGCCGCGATGCGGTCAACGCTCTTGCGCGTGGTCAGCGGCGAGACTCGTTGGGGTCTGCTGTTGACCAGTACGGAAAAGGCCTTGAGGTGGCCGTCGCGACCGACGGTCAAACCTGACAATCCGATCGTGTCGAACAGGGTGCCGGTCTTGGCCCGCAGCTTGCCACGGGCACAGCTCGTTGGACGGGTCACAAATCGGCCCGTTCCCGGACCGAGGGTTCCCGATTTCCCTGCTAACGGCAGACCGCCGCCGTAGTAGATCGGCGCCAGGTTCGGATGGCCGGACTTGTCGGCGACCCGCTGCAACAGGGTCGTGAGCGCGACCGGAGTAACTCGATCGAGGCGTCCGACTCCGCTGCCGTCAGCCAGGTGCAAGGAGGTCGTGGGAACTCCCAGTCGGCGCAGTGTGATGCCGGCGGCGGTGCGACTGTTGCCCCACGTCGGTCGATAGCCCAGTGCGACAGCGGTGTTGCGGAACAGCATCTCGGCAATGTTGTTCTCGCTGACTTGCAGCATGTACTTGACCT encodes:
- a CDS encoding acyl-CoA dehydrogenase, with product MANLLFNPNTYDPQFLDEASRTQLLALIEFFESKGKSGLKDEYHAAQWYQDFQDFNAEQGIFAKFATPAAVADLLAEPQDDARWDTTRINELNEVLGFYSLDHWYAWQVSVLGLGPVWTSDNEDAKALVGQLLADGSLFGFGLSEQTHGADIYSTDMIVTSDGEGGWTATGPKYYIGNGNVAGRLSVFGKFADDDPDRPGEYVFFLADTAHPAYKLEQNVVHGSMYVSAFHLDGYPVVQADILHTGKAAWDAALATINVGKVNLGWASIGIAEHAFFESVTHANNRVLYGKSVTEFPHVRRILSDAYARLLAMKLYAVRSADYFRSASPDDRRYLLFNPITKMKVTMEGERVIDLLWDVIAARGFEKDTYFEQAVSHIRALPKLEGTVHVNLALVLKFFPQYLAAAIGHGELYAPIPVRNDATDDDYLFAQGSASGLSKIPFHDPRPAFARFAHLPNVGQFIDQFTAFGALVAAAPPTAEQTEDLDFLLTLGQLFTQVVYGQLVCESAALAIDGVDGGAREGSVSDLSGLTEAHVDRIFSVFVRDFSEYALSLYGQPAANDEQRDAALGLVRRPIVDPAAEKAFVDEVLSYDGAYAMRP
- a CDS encoding chloride channel protein, whose translation is MRIEDDPETRPSWAVLLIVPIVIGAIGGALVGVVVMVIEDWLLGDLVLGLPGLWFALPAVGVFVLTRLALVKVAKATTPGTAELYPTYYHEADRRYPIRQAPGRLLSGATTVGLGGSQGLESQSVLIGDSIGMGIRRLFGRRVPFLATPEGRRLVLVCGAAAGIATVFSSPTLGAAYGIEMPFRNRLDGRRLVPSMLAAASSWMTAHLIHASRGLFSYQPHEIKIKEMLGVLLVALLCGFGARAFIYGLKRTKGFKNGSRPWLRAVLAGLVLAGAAAAAFAVTGAPITAGPGYVASDWALPANGPSPALMLIVAALGFRVFTVLLTVAGGGGGGVFTSMATNGLLIGVGVGMVLGLDNLTLLAMCGATTFLAAGYRLPLAGAGLLAESSGGALPCALGVLSIGIAMVIVGNRSASFAQRDTEQTEFRSVSD